In Streptomyces sp. RFCAC02, the following proteins share a genomic window:
- a CDS encoding DUF5709 domain-containing protein: protein MGDEVYQPTESVDREDVTYTGDLENALGEPDLDETLDEGYSPPEKPLAVTGHGLTAREQEEGETLDQRLSEEVPDVRPPDGDGIGDQQDAWGEPVADGEAGGDRAGRLVSADDDLTPRRPDSDVTAYEVGVDGGAAGAEEAAMHIADLDEAAGTDDGTV, encoded by the coding sequence ATGGGTGACGAGGTCTACCAGCCCACGGAGTCCGTGGACCGGGAGGACGTCACCTACACCGGCGACCTGGAGAATGCGCTCGGTGAGCCGGACCTCGACGAGACCCTCGACGAGGGCTACTCGCCGCCCGAGAAGCCGCTCGCGGTGACCGGGCACGGTCTCACCGCCCGGGAGCAGGAGGAGGGCGAGACCCTCGACCAGCGCCTGTCGGAGGAGGTGCCGGACGTCCGGCCGCCGGACGGGGACGGCATCGGCGACCAGCAGGACGCGTGGGGCGAGCCGGTCGCCGACGGCGAGGCCGGCGGTGACCGGGCCGGCCGCCTGGTCTCCGCGGACGACGACCTGACGCCGCGCCGCCCCGACAGCGACGTCACGGCCTACGAGGTGGGCGTCGACGGCGGCGCGGCCGGCGCCGAGGAGGCGGCGATGCACATCGCCGACCTGGACGAGGCGGCGGGCACGGACGACGGCACGGTCTGA
- a CDS encoding Rieske 2Fe-2S domain-containing protein, which produces MAFSDKLPDVAATFRSLMPEPDRPGRILAAVDRIEATRTADPLLGPLRRAVHAIPPDVRDILHGKPLGHPAHPVAVQIPIGTWTSAAVLDLLPGKGKRRGAGLLVAIGIVSAVPAALTGLTDWADLRKPQMRVGLVHAAANTGGLLLYTTSLWHRLRGRRMAGRAYGFAGLTLVSLGGALGGHLAYRQASGANHAEQVPARADGEWHEVGVLDDLPLGRAVRADAGDIPVLVVREEDGAVRVLADQCSHMGGPLSDGEIENGCVRCPWHGSVFRLTDGWNVQGPATAPQPVFETRVVGGRVQARFPESAKKNG; this is translated from the coding sequence ATGGCCTTTTCGGACAAGCTTCCTGACGTAGCCGCCACGTTCCGCTCCCTGATGCCGGAGCCCGACCGGCCCGGCCGCATCCTCGCGGCCGTCGACCGCATCGAGGCCACCCGGACGGCCGACCCGCTCCTCGGCCCCCTGCGCCGCGCCGTCCACGCGATCCCGCCCGACGTGCGGGACATCCTGCACGGCAAACCGCTCGGCCACCCGGCACACCCGGTCGCGGTCCAGATCCCCATCGGGACGTGGACCTCGGCCGCCGTCCTCGACCTCCTGCCGGGGAAGGGCAAGCGGCGCGGCGCCGGCCTGCTCGTGGCCATCGGCATCGTCTCCGCCGTCCCGGCCGCGCTCACCGGCCTGACGGACTGGGCCGACCTGCGCAAGCCGCAGATGCGCGTGGGGCTCGTCCACGCCGCGGCGAACACCGGCGGCCTGCTCCTGTACACCACCTCCCTGTGGCACCGGCTGCGCGGCCGGCGCATGGCGGGGCGGGCGTACGGGTTCGCCGGGCTGACGCTCGTCTCGCTCGGCGGGGCGCTCGGCGGGCACCTCGCCTACCGGCAGGCGTCCGGCGCGAACCACGCCGAGCAGGTCCCGGCCCGCGCGGACGGCGAGTGGCACGAGGTCGGCGTCCTCGACGACCTGCCGCTCGGGCGTGCCGTGCGGGCGGACGCGGGGGACATCCCGGTACTGGTCGTCCGCGAGGAGGACGGCGCGGTCCGCGTGCTGGCGGACCAGTGCTCGCACATGGGAGGACCGCTGTCGGACGGCGAGATCGAGAACGGCTGCGTGCGCTGCCCGTGGCACGGGAGCGTGTTCCGGCTCACGGACGGCTGGAACGTGCAGGGCCCCGCGACGGCGCCGCAGCCGGTGTTCGAGACGCGGGTGGTCGGCGGCCGGGTCCAGGCCCGTTTCCCGGAGAGTGCGAAGAAGAACGGTTAG